The Xanthomonas sp. DAR 34887 genome has a segment encoding these proteins:
- a CDS encoding MarR family transcriptional regulator — MELKPQDLVVLYKQVAQAGRSWTYASLGEALRMSASQVHRSVKRCIASGLALEKGRGEWEAVRTALHEFAVHGVRYAFPATLGPVRRGIPTAFGAPPLSVDIASVTGEAPVWPSAEGTAKGPGVPPLSANAPHAALADPGLYELLALQDALRVGRARERALAAKHLKQRLGLGDAN; from the coding sequence GTGGAGCTCAAGCCCCAGGATCTTGTGGTGCTGTACAAACAGGTCGCCCAAGCAGGGCGATCCTGGACGTATGCATCCTTGGGCGAAGCGCTGCGGATGAGTGCCTCGCAAGTGCACCGTAGCGTGAAGCGATGCATAGCGTCCGGTCTGGCGCTCGAGAAAGGGCGCGGCGAATGGGAGGCGGTGCGCACGGCGCTGCATGAATTCGCAGTACACGGCGTGCGCTACGCGTTTCCCGCAACCTTGGGTCCTGTGCGGCGAGGTATCCCCACGGCATTCGGCGCGCCGCCGCTGTCCGTCGATATCGCCAGCGTCACGGGCGAGGCGCCGGTATGGCCTAGTGCAGAAGGCACGGCAAAGGGGCCGGGCGTGCCGCCGTTATCCGCCAATGCGCCGCACGCTGCGCTGGCCGATCCTGGTTTGTACGAATTGTTGGCGCTTCAGGACGCCTTGCGCGTCGGCCGCGCGCGCGAGCGCGCATTGGCTGCCAAGCACCTCAAGCAGCGGTTGGGCCTCGGCGATGCGAACTGA
- the hflC gene encoding protease modulator HflC translates to MRISLWASVAIAALILLFSSVFVVREDQTAMVLNLGRVARADLKPGLHFKLPLVESARVFDRRFQVLDTPPARYFTAEQKDVSVDFFAIGYISDVRAFYRATGGDEKVANARLAPIIIDSLRNQINARTLQQLVSGDRSELIAQQLNTINAAGKTLGMQITDLRIKQIDLPTDSQVITDVYERMRAQRKQEASKLRAEGEEQALTIRAQADRESTVLVAEAERDAQKLRGEGDAQAASIYGKAGSADPSFYAFYRSLEAYRGAMADGNAVIVLDKNDPFLQYLKSER, encoded by the coding sequence ATGAGAATTTCCCTGTGGGCGAGCGTTGCGATCGCCGCACTGATCCTGCTGTTCAGTTCGGTCTTCGTGGTGCGCGAAGACCAGACCGCGATGGTGCTGAACCTGGGCCGCGTGGCCCGCGCCGACCTCAAGCCGGGCCTGCACTTCAAGCTGCCGCTGGTGGAATCGGCGCGTGTGTTCGATCGCCGCTTCCAGGTGCTGGACACGCCGCCGGCACGCTACTTCACCGCCGAGCAGAAGGACGTCAGCGTCGACTTCTTCGCCATCGGCTACATCTCCGACGTGCGCGCCTTCTACCGCGCCACCGGCGGCGACGAGAAGGTGGCCAACGCGCGCCTGGCGCCGATCATCATCGATTCGCTGCGCAACCAGATCAACGCGCGCACCCTGCAGCAGCTGGTGTCCGGCGACCGCAGCGAGCTGATCGCGCAGCAGTTGAACACGATCAACGCCGCCGGCAAGACCCTGGGCATGCAGATCACCGACCTGCGCATCAAGCAGATCGACCTGCCGACCGACAGCCAGGTGATCACCGACGTGTACGAGCGCATGCGCGCGCAGCGCAAGCAGGAAGCCAGCAAGCTGCGCGCCGAAGGCGAGGAGCAGGCGCTGACCATCCGTGCCCAGGCCGACCGCGAGAGCACCGTGCTGGTCGCCGAGGCCGAGCGCGACGCGCAGAAGCTGCGCGGCGAAGGCGACGCGCAGGCCGCCAGCATCTACGGCAAGGCCGGCTCCGCCGACCCGTCGTTCTACGCGTTCTACCGCAGCCTGGAGGCGTATCGCGGCGCCATGGCCGACGGCAACGCGGTGATCGTGCTGGACAAGAACGATCCGTTCCTGCAGTACCTCAAGAGCGAGCGCTGA
- a CDS encoding DUF2065 domain-containing protein produces MHDLIAAVCLVVVFEGLVLLVAPEAWKRMVQQLLAMPAAQLRIAGGVALAIGLLALLWVRA; encoded by the coding sequence ATGCACGATCTGATCGCAGCGGTGTGCTTGGTCGTCGTCTTCGAAGGTCTGGTGCTGCTGGTGGCGCCGGAGGCCTGGAAGCGGATGGTGCAGCAACTGCTGGCCATGCCGGCCGCGCAGCTGCGCATCGCCGGCGGCGTGGCCCTGGCGATAGGGTTGCTGGCGCTGCTGTGGGTCCGCGCCTGA
- a CDS encoding acryloyl-CoA reductase, whose product MPLPARFPAFRIHQDDAGYRAAVEPVGLDQLSPGEVVIRGAWSSVNFKDALAGTGQGKILRRFPLVGGIDVAGHVVASSDPAFKEGDAVLVTGCGLSETRDGGYSQYARLEAKWVVPLPAGLSLRESMVLGTAGFTAALALLRLLDNRQTPEHGPLCVTGATGGVGSLAIDIFSRAGFEVHAVSGKADRAEHLKALGASQVLGRDALQTRRPLESVRFGGGLDNVGGAMLTSLLAQTAPYGNVASAGLAATPDLDMTVMPFILRGVSLLGIGSAGTARDLRDRIWQHLGSDWKPRHLDAICTRQVDLSGLPEVFATMLAGQSFGRTVVRLDPAA is encoded by the coding sequence ATGCCGCTCCCCGCCCGCTTTCCCGCTTTCCGCATCCACCAGGACGACGCCGGCTACCGCGCCGCGGTCGAACCGGTGGGGCTGGACCAGCTCAGCCCTGGCGAAGTGGTGATCCGCGGTGCCTGGTCGTCGGTGAATTTCAAGGACGCGCTGGCCGGCACCGGCCAGGGCAAGATCCTGCGCCGGTTCCCGCTGGTGGGCGGCATCGACGTGGCCGGGCACGTGGTCGCCTCCAGCGATCCGGCGTTCAAGGAAGGCGATGCGGTGCTGGTCACCGGCTGCGGCCTGAGCGAGACCCGCGACGGCGGCTACAGCCAGTACGCGCGGCTGGAGGCCAAGTGGGTGGTGCCGCTGCCGGCTGGGCTGAGCCTGCGCGAGAGCATGGTGCTGGGCACCGCCGGCTTCACCGCGGCGCTGGCGCTGCTGCGCCTGCTCGACAACCGCCAGACCCCGGAGCACGGCCCGCTGTGCGTGACCGGCGCCACCGGCGGAGTCGGCTCGCTGGCGATCGACATCTTCAGCCGTGCCGGTTTCGAGGTGCATGCGGTCAGCGGCAAGGCCGACCGCGCCGAGCACCTCAAGGCGCTGGGCGCCAGCCAGGTGCTGGGCCGCGACGCGCTGCAGACCAGGCGCCCGCTGGAGTCGGTGCGCTTCGGCGGCGGCCTGGACAACGTCGGCGGCGCGATGCTGACCAGCCTGCTGGCGCAGACCGCGCCGTACGGCAACGTCGCCAGCGCCGGGCTGGCGGCGACCCCGGACCTGGACATGACGGTGATGCCGTTCATCCTGCGCGGCGTGTCGCTGCTGGGGATCGGCTCGGCCGGCACCGCGCGCGACCTGCGCGACCGGATCTGGCAGCACCTGGGCAGCGACTGGAAACCGCGCCACCTGGACGCGATCTGCACCCGCCAAGTGGACCTGTCCGGCCTGCCCGAGGTGTTCGCGACGATGCTCGCCGGACAGTCGTTCGGACGCACCGTGGTGCGGCTGGATCCGGCCGCGTAG
- a CDS encoding DnaJ C-terminal domain-containing protein, with protein MEFKDYYATLGVEPSAGDAEIKTAYRRLARKYHPDVSKEAGAEDKFKAINEAYEALRDPPKRAAYDQLRAQGYRPGEEFHAPPNYGGAQGYDFEEVFGNGGAGGGFSDFFESLFARQQRARQGGAGPGPGAAPRGDTRAKLAVPLEAVYAGDNVRITINGRQLDVRVPKGVRPGQVIRLSGQGNGGSNLLLEIEYAAHPQFEVDGLNILYTLPVTPWQAALGTSISVPTLGGAVELKIPPESDAGRKLRLRGRGLPGTPAGDQIVELEVLAPAPETEAQRKAYRNLAKAFGEAI; from the coding sequence ATGGAATTCAAGGATTACTACGCGACCCTGGGCGTGGAGCCCAGCGCGGGCGACGCCGAAATCAAGACCGCGTACCGGCGGCTGGCGCGCAAGTACCATCCCGACGTCAGCAAGGAGGCCGGCGCCGAGGACAAGTTCAAGGCCATCAACGAGGCCTACGAGGCGCTGCGCGACCCGCCCAAGCGCGCCGCCTACGACCAACTGCGCGCGCAGGGCTACCGCCCCGGCGAAGAGTTCCATGCCCCGCCCAACTACGGCGGCGCGCAGGGCTACGACTTCGAGGAAGTGTTCGGCAACGGCGGCGCCGGCGGCGGCTTCAGCGATTTCTTCGAAAGCCTGTTCGCGCGCCAGCAGCGCGCGCGCCAGGGCGGTGCCGGTCCCGGCCCGGGCGCGGCACCGCGCGGCGACACCCGCGCCAAGCTGGCGGTGCCGCTGGAGGCGGTGTATGCCGGCGACAACGTGCGCATCACCATCAACGGCCGTCAGCTGGACGTGCGCGTGCCCAAGGGGGTGCGTCCTGGCCAGGTGATCCGGCTGAGCGGGCAGGGCAACGGCGGCAGCAACCTGCTGCTGGAGATCGAATACGCCGCGCATCCGCAGTTCGAGGTGGACGGGCTCAACATCCTCTACACCCTGCCGGTGACGCCATGGCAGGCGGCGCTGGGCACCAGCATCAGCGTGCCGACCCTGGGCGGTGCGGTGGAATTGAAGATCCCGCCGGAGTCCGATGCCGGGCGCAAGCTGCGCCTGCGCGGTCGCGGCCTGCCGGGCACCCCGGCCGGCGACCAGATCGTGGAACTGGAAGTGCTGGCGCCGGCGCCGGAGACCGAGGCGCAGCGCAAGGCCTATCGGAATCTGGCCAAGGCGTTCGGCGAGGCGATCTGA
- a CDS encoding peroxiredoxin: protein MPIQPGERIPEVVLQRIREGVEQVDTRSLFDGHRVLLFAVPGAFTPTCSEKHLPGYVEHFEEFRKRGIEVYCMAVNDPFVMQAWGKSQLVPDGLQMLSDGNGALAKALGLEMDASSYGMGVRARRFALYAEDGVVRALFVEAPGEFKVSAADYVLQHLPD from the coding sequence ATGCCCATCCAGCCCGGCGAACGCATTCCCGAAGTGGTCCTGCAGCGCATCCGCGAGGGCGTGGAGCAGGTGGATACCCGCAGCCTGTTCGACGGCCACCGCGTGTTGCTGTTCGCGGTGCCCGGCGCGTTCACCCCGACCTGTTCGGAGAAGCACCTGCCCGGCTACGTCGAGCATTTCGAGGAATTCCGCAAGCGCGGCATCGAGGTGTACTGCATGGCGGTCAACGACCCGTTCGTGATGCAGGCCTGGGGCAAGAGCCAGCTGGTGCCCGACGGCCTGCAGATGCTGTCGGACGGCAACGGCGCACTGGCCAAGGCGCTGGGCCTGGAAATGGACGCCAGCAGCTACGGCATGGGCGTGCGGGCGCGGCGCTTCGCGCTGTATGCCGAGGACGGCGTGGTGCGCGCGCTGTTCGTCGAGGCGCCGGGCGAATTCAAGGTCTCCGCCGCCGACTACGTGTTGCAGCATCTCCCCGACTGA
- a CDS encoding adenylosuccinate synthase codes for MGQSVVVLGAQWGDEGKGKIVDLLTEEIGAVVRFQGGHNAGHTLVINGKKTVLHLIPSGILREDALCLIGNGVVISPAALIKEISELEEAGVEVRSRLKISPAAPLIMPYHIALDQAREKAAGGKAIGTTGRGIGPAYEDKVARRGIRVADLHYPPQLEELLRTALDYHNFVLTKYLGVDAVDFQKTFDEALAFGEYVQPMKSDVAGILHDLRKQGKRVLFEGAQGALLDIDHGTYPYVTSSNTTVGGALAGTGVGADAIDYVLGIAKAYATRVGGGPFPTELDDEVGQGIRDRGAEYGASTGRPRRCGWMDIVALKRAVAINGISGLCITKLDVLDGMEKLKICIAYEYRGKRTEYAPLDAQGWEECTPVYLEFPGWTENTHGITVWEELPPAARAYLRALEELAGCPISIVSTGPDRDHTMVLQDPFA; via the coding sequence ATGGGTCAGTCAGTTGTCGTGCTCGGCGCCCAGTGGGGCGATGAAGGCAAAGGCAAGATCGTCGATCTGCTCACCGAGGAAATCGGCGCCGTCGTGCGCTTCCAGGGCGGCCACAACGCCGGCCACACCCTCGTCATCAATGGCAAGAAGACCGTCCTGCACCTGATCCCGTCCGGCATCCTGCGCGAAGACGCGCTGTGCCTGATCGGCAATGGCGTGGTCATCTCGCCGGCCGCGCTGATCAAGGAAATCAGCGAGCTGGAGGAAGCGGGCGTGGAAGTGCGTTCGCGCCTGAAGATCTCCCCGGCCGCGCCGCTGATCATGCCGTACCACATCGCCCTGGATCAGGCCCGCGAGAAGGCCGCCGGCGGCAAGGCCATCGGCACCACCGGCCGCGGCATCGGCCCGGCCTACGAAGACAAGGTGGCGCGCCGCGGCATCCGCGTCGCCGACCTGCATTACCCGCCGCAGCTGGAAGAACTGCTGCGCACCGCGCTGGACTACCACAACTTCGTGCTGACCAAGTACCTGGGCGTGGACGCGGTCGATTTCCAGAAGACCTTCGACGAGGCCCTGGCCTTCGGCGAATACGTGCAGCCGATGAAGTCCGACGTGGCCGGCATCCTCCACGACTTGCGCAAGCAGGGCAAGCGCGTGCTGTTCGAAGGCGCGCAGGGCGCGTTGCTGGACATCGACCACGGCACCTATCCGTACGTGACCAGCTCCAACACCACCGTCGGCGGCGCGCTGGCCGGCACCGGCGTCGGCGCCGATGCGATCGACTACGTGCTGGGCATCGCCAAGGCCTACGCCACCCGCGTCGGCGGCGGCCCGTTCCCGACCGAACTGGACGACGAAGTGGGCCAGGGCATCCGCGACCGCGGCGCCGAGTACGGCGCGTCCACCGGCCGCCCGCGCCGCTGCGGCTGGATGGACATCGTCGCGCTCAAGCGCGCCGTGGCCATCAATGGCATCTCCGGCCTGTGCATCACCAAGCTCGACGTGCTCGACGGCATGGAGAAGCTGAAGATCTGCATCGCCTACGAATACCGCGGCAAGCGCACCGAGTACGCGCCGCTGGACGCGCAGGGCTGGGAAGAGTGCACCCCGGTGTACCTGGAGTTCCCCGGCTGGACCGAGAACACCCACGGCATCACCGTGTGGGAAGAACTGCCGCCCGCCGCCCGCGCCTACCTGCGCGCGCTGGAGGAACTGGCCGGCTGCCCGATCTCGATCGTCTCCACCGGCCCGGACCGCGACCACACGATGGTGTTGCAGGATCCGTTTGCGTGA
- a CDS encoding Hsp20/alpha crystallin family protein, giving the protein MSIVRYRPLPAQAAFQNEIKQVFDRFFDPNGGTDESAVVTAQWVPRVDIKEEAERFVLYADLPGIDPSEIEVSMDKGILSIRGERKSESTADSERFSRIERRYGSFHRRFALPDSADPDNISATGYHGVLEVRIPKRPASTPRRIQVDTGATIVQ; this is encoded by the coding sequence ATGAGCATCGTCCGTTATCGCCCGTTGCCGGCCCAGGCCGCGTTCCAGAACGAGATCAAGCAGGTGTTCGACCGCTTCTTCGACCCCAATGGCGGCACCGACGAGTCGGCCGTCGTCACCGCGCAGTGGGTGCCGCGCGTGGACATCAAGGAAGAAGCCGAGCGCTTCGTGCTGTACGCCGACCTGCCCGGCATCGACCCGTCCGAGATCGAGGTGTCGATGGACAAGGGCATCCTGTCGATCCGGGGCGAGCGCAAGAGCGAGTCCACCGCCGACAGCGAGCGCTTCTCGCGCATCGAGCGCCGCTACGGCAGCTTCCACCGCCGCTTCGCGCTGCCCGACAGCGCCGATCCCGACAACATTTCCGCCACCGGCTACCATGGCGTGCTGGAAGTGCGCATCCCCAAGCGCCCGGCGAGCACGCCGCGCCGGATCCAGGTCGACACCGGGGCCACGATCGTGCAGTAA
- the hflK gene encoding FtsH protease activity modulator HflK codes for MAWNTPGGKGGDGSDNHGRNPWKPRGGNGGGKWGGLPGPVKDLFGGDGANIGRWVLAAVVLLLLFSCFQLIGEQQRGVVLRFGQFSRILQPGPNFKLPWPIESVRKVNATEIKTFSNQVPVLTRDENIVSVSLNVQYRIDDPRMYVFGSRNADQVLEQAAQSAVREQVGRADLNVVLNNRGPMATAARDRLQAALSAYRTGLIVTGLTLPDARPPEEVKPAFDEVNGAQQVKERLINEAQAYAAKMVPEARGQAARTRTVAEGYKEAAIARAQGDAERFTLLQQQYQSAPEVTRKRLWLETVQKVLAENRKVIGGDGRQLIYVPMPADGGKSGASAAPMPAPSASGGMPTLPQEVLMPSLSSSPAESIRSPERTPRPNGREEVQR; via the coding sequence ATGGCCTGGAATACACCCGGCGGCAAGGGCGGAGATGGCTCGGACAATCACGGGCGCAATCCCTGGAAGCCTCGTGGCGGCAATGGTGGCGGCAAGTGGGGCGGGTTGCCCGGTCCGGTGAAGGACCTGTTCGGCGGCGACGGCGCCAACATCGGCCGCTGGGTGCTGGCGGCGGTGGTGCTGTTGCTGTTGTTCAGTTGCTTCCAGTTGATCGGCGAGCAGCAGCGCGGCGTGGTGCTGCGCTTCGGCCAGTTCTCGCGGATCCTGCAGCCGGGCCCGAACTTCAAGCTGCCGTGGCCGATCGAATCGGTGCGCAAGGTCAACGCCACCGAGATCAAGACCTTCAGCAACCAGGTGCCGGTGCTGACCCGCGACGAGAACATCGTCAGCGTCTCGCTCAACGTGCAGTACCGCATCGACGACCCGCGCATGTACGTGTTCGGCTCGCGCAACGCCGACCAGGTGCTGGAGCAGGCCGCGCAGAGCGCGGTGCGCGAACAGGTCGGTCGCGCCGACCTCAACGTGGTGCTGAACAACCGCGGGCCGATGGCCACCGCCGCGCGCGACCGTCTGCAGGCCGCGCTCAGCGCCTACCGCACCGGCCTGATCGTGACCGGCCTGACCCTGCCCGACGCGCGTCCGCCGGAAGAAGTGAAGCCGGCCTTCGACGAGGTCAACGGCGCGCAGCAGGTCAAGGAGCGGCTGATCAACGAGGCCCAGGCCTACGCCGCCAAGATGGTGCCGGAAGCCCGCGGCCAGGCCGCGCGCACCCGCACCGTCGCCGAGGGCTACAAGGAAGCGGCGATCGCCCGCGCGCAGGGCGATGCCGAGCGCTTCACCCTGCTGCAGCAGCAGTACCAGAGCGCACCGGAGGTCACCCGCAAGCGGCTGTGGCTGGAGACGGTGCAGAAGGTGCTGGCGGAGAACCGCAAGGTCATCGGTGGCGACGGCCGCCAGCTGATCTACGTGCCGATGCCGGCCGATGGCGGCAAGAGCGGCGCCAGCGCCGCACCGATGCCGGCGCCGTCCGCCAGCGGCGGCATGCCGACGCTGCCGCAGGAAGTCCTGATGCCGTCGCTGTCCAGCAGCCCGGCCGAAAGTATCCGCAGTCCGGAGCGCACGCCGCGCCCGAATGGCCGTGAGGAGGTGCAGCGATGA
- the pilH gene encoding twitching motility response regulator PilH: MARILIVDDSPSQLLGIQRIVEKLGHETLTATDGAAGVEAAKASLPDLVLMDVVMPNLNGFQATRTLRREPSTQNIPVILVTTKDQDTDRMWGMRQGARAYITKPFSEDELSEVIERVFSGEDPPKG; the protein is encoded by the coding sequence ATGGCACGCATCCTGATCGTCGACGATTCGCCGTCGCAGCTGCTGGGCATCCAGCGCATCGTCGAGAAGCTGGGCCACGAGACGCTCACCGCCACCGACGGTGCGGCCGGCGTGGAAGCGGCCAAGGCGTCGCTGCCGGACCTGGTGCTGATGGACGTGGTGATGCCCAACCTCAACGGGTTCCAGGCCACCCGCACGCTGCGCCGCGAGCCGAGCACGCAGAACATCCCGGTGATCCTGGTCACCACCAAGGACCAGGACACCGACCGCATGTGGGGCATGCGCCAGGGCGCCCGCGCCTACATCACCAAGCCGTTCTCCGAGGACGAACTGTCCGAGGTGATCGAGCGGGTGTTCAGTGGCGAGGACCCGCCGAAGGGGTGA
- a CDS encoding ferritin-like domain-containing protein encodes MSNTPANDAKPLQNTAGLTDTATLRANARQSIEDGAVTKSYSADREAVIKLLNDALATEYVCVLRYYRHYFMASGMLADSVKAEFLEHAQQEQEHAHKLAERIVQLGGEPDFNPDTLTARSHAEYKEGEDLRDMVKENLIAERIAIDSYREMINFIGDKDTTTKRILEHILAQEEEHADEFSDMLEGWIGK; translated from the coding sequence ATGTCCAACACGCCAGCCAACGACGCCAAGCCGCTGCAGAACACCGCCGGCCTCACCGATACCGCCACCCTGCGCGCCAATGCGCGCCAGAGCATCGAAGACGGCGCGGTCACCAAGAGCTACAGCGCCGACCGCGAGGCGGTGATCAAGCTGCTCAACGATGCGCTCGCCACCGAATACGTGTGCGTGCTGCGCTACTACCGCCACTACTTCATGGCCTCGGGCATGCTGGCCGATTCGGTGAAGGCCGAATTCCTGGAGCACGCGCAGCAGGAGCAGGAACACGCGCACAAGCTGGCCGAGCGCATCGTGCAACTGGGCGGCGAGCCGGACTTCAATCCCGACACGCTGACCGCGCGCTCGCACGCCGAATACAAGGAAGGCGAGGACCTGCGCGACATGGTCAAGGAGAACCTGATCGCCGAGCGCATCGCCATCGACAGCTACCGCGAGATGATCAACTTCATCGGCGACAAGGACACCACGACCAAGCGCATCCTGGAGCACATCCTGGCCCAGGAAGAAGAGCATGCCGACGAGTTCTCCGACATGCTGGAAGGTTGGATCGGGAAGTAA